Proteins encoded by one window of Bradyrhizobium sp. B097:
- a CDS encoding ABC transporter permease, translating to MGLIEAIILSVLAASTPLLLAATGELVTERSGVLNLGVEGMMIVGAACGFGGAWLSGSIIVGALCGMVAGILMSLIFALMALGLAVNQVATGLALTILGIGLSGLIGAGFVGERITPAPHLRIPGLSDIPLAGRILFGEDGFVYLSIALVVGVWWFLYRTRAGLILRACGDNHVSAHALGYPVLRIRLYAVMFGGACAGLAGAYLPLAYTPFFIPGMTAGRGWIALALTVFASWRPARLVVGAYLFGAVTILQLHAQGAGIGIPSQFMSSLPYLATIIVLVLLSRARTGGSTAPAALGTVFVPDR from the coding sequence GTGGGGCTCATTGAGGCCATCATCCTGTCGGTGCTGGCGGCTTCCACGCCGCTGTTGCTCGCAGCCACCGGCGAACTCGTGACCGAGCGCTCGGGTGTGCTCAACCTCGGCGTCGAAGGCATGATGATCGTCGGCGCCGCCTGCGGCTTCGGCGGCGCGTGGCTCTCCGGTTCGATCATCGTCGGCGCGCTCTGCGGCATGGTCGCCGGCATCCTGATGTCGCTGATCTTTGCGTTGATGGCGCTCGGGCTCGCGGTCAATCAGGTCGCAACCGGCCTCGCGCTGACCATCCTCGGAATCGGGTTGTCCGGCCTGATCGGCGCCGGCTTCGTCGGTGAACGCATCACACCTGCACCGCATCTCCGCATTCCGGGCCTCAGCGACATTCCGCTGGCGGGGCGAATCCTCTTCGGGGAGGACGGATTTGTCTATCTTTCGATCGCCCTGGTGGTCGGCGTCTGGTGGTTCCTGTATCGGACGCGGGCCGGGCTGATCTTGCGCGCCTGCGGCGACAACCACGTCTCCGCCCATGCGTTGGGCTATCCGGTGCTCCGGATCCGGCTCTATGCGGTGATGTTCGGCGGCGCCTGCGCCGGGCTTGCCGGCGCCTATCTGCCGCTCGCCTACACGCCCTTCTTCATTCCCGGCATGACGGCAGGCCGCGGCTGGATCGCACTGGCGCTGACCGTTTTCGCGAGCTGGCGACCGGCCCGGCTGGTCGTCGGAGCCTACCTGTTTGGCGCCGTCACCATTCTTCAGCTCCACGCGCAAGGCGCCGGCATCGGAATTCCCTCGCAGTTCATGTCGTCGCTGCCCTATCTCGCGACCATCATCGTTCTGGTTCTGCTCTCGCGCGCGCGCACCGGCGGCTCGACGGCGCCCGCTGCGCTCGGAACCGTATTCGTGCCGGACCGCTAG
- a CDS encoding ABC transporter permease — protein sequence MQLVLEKRAERSATIALISPLIAIGLTIATLCIVFAVLGKNPIAALAVYFIAPLTDGYSLQEIAVKATPLIMIAIGLSLCYLANAWNIGAEGQFLIGAVAGSWLAVKTQGTDAGHWVLPAMLVLGAAAGALYALIPAICKVRFGASEILTSLMLVYVADLLLDYLVRGPWRDPQGFNFPTTAEFDPVATVPTLIEGGRLHLGSIIALFVVAAGAVLLGRTIKGFEIRVVGAAPRAARFGGFNANQLVLLTFAISGALAGLAGIIEVAGPVGHLQPGISPGYGFTAIIVAFLGRLNPIGILIAGLFLALTFIGGEQAQIAMKIPLDVTKVFQGILLFYVLACDSLILYRFRLISSSPKVQSGAH from the coding sequence ATGCAACTCGTGCTTGAGAAGCGCGCCGAGCGTTCCGCCACGATCGCCCTCATCTCGCCGCTGATCGCAATCGGGCTGACGATCGCCACCTTGTGCATCGTGTTCGCGGTGCTCGGCAAGAATCCGATTGCCGCGCTCGCCGTCTACTTCATCGCCCCTCTGACCGACGGCTACTCGCTGCAGGAAATCGCGGTCAAGGCGACGCCGCTGATCATGATCGCGATCGGCCTGTCGTTGTGCTATCTCGCCAACGCCTGGAATATCGGTGCCGAAGGCCAATTCCTGATCGGCGCGGTGGCCGGGAGTTGGCTCGCGGTGAAGACCCAGGGCACCGATGCCGGCCACTGGGTGTTGCCGGCGATGCTCGTGCTCGGCGCGGCCGCGGGCGCGCTCTACGCACTGATTCCGGCGATCTGCAAGGTGCGGTTCGGCGCCAGCGAGATCCTGACCTCGCTGATGCTGGTCTATGTCGCCGACCTCCTGCTGGACTATCTCGTGCGCGGGCCCTGGCGTGATCCGCAAGGCTTCAACTTTCCGACCACGGCCGAGTTCGATCCGGTGGCGACCGTGCCGACGCTGATCGAAGGCGGCCGGCTGCATCTTGGCTCGATCATCGCACTGTTCGTGGTGGCCGCCGGCGCGGTGCTGCTCGGCAGGACCATCAAGGGCTTCGAGATCCGCGTCGTCGGCGCCGCGCCGCGGGCAGCGCGGTTCGGCGGGTTCAACGCCAATCAGCTGGTGCTGCTGACCTTTGCAATCTCCGGCGCGCTGGCCGGGCTCGCCGGCATCATCGAGGTGGCCGGCCCGGTCGGCCATCTGCAGCCCGGCATTTCGCCGGGTTATGGCTTCACTGCGATCATCGTCGCCTTCCTCGGACGACTGAACCCAATTGGAATATTAATTGCAGGACTGTTCCTCGCACTGACCTTTATCGGCGGCGAGCAGGCCCAGATCGCGATGAAAATCCCGTTGGACGTCACCAAGGTGTTCCAGGGCATTCTGCTGTTCTACGTGCTCGCCTGCGATTCCCTGATCCTCTACCGCTTTCGGCTTATTTCCTCATCGCCAAAGGTGCAAAGTGGGGCTCATTGA